The following are encoded together in the Acipenser ruthenus chromosome 24, fAciRut3.2 maternal haplotype, whole genome shotgun sequence genome:
- the LOC117430282 gene encoding DNA repair protein RAD51 homolog 3-like: MMQRDVASFAFAPAVKVRLISAGFLTAKDICDLRPTELSKEAGISQQEALEVLQEVRRGPAEQGAAESRLTALELLEREQALGTVITFCSALDQALGGGIPVGKTTEICGAPGVGKTQLCIQLAVDAQIPGCFGGLGGQAVYIDTEGSFLVERVVDVATAAVQHCTLITKDTEQREALQSFTVETVLSQLFLFRCHDYVELLAQTHLLPDFLSQHPKVRLVVIDSIAFPFRHSFEDLSLRTRLLNGLAQQLTQIASQHSVAVVLTNQMTTRIGQNQSMLVPALGESWGHAATQRLILHWEGKHRFASLYKSPSQREATVPYQITPHGFRDVQLPDPSVTPADPSLTPSLNSRKRPRGEEGDPSDA; the protein is encoded by the exons ATG ATGCAGAGAGACGTAGCGAGCTTTGCTTTCGCTCCTGCAGTGAAAGTGAGGCTGATCAGCGCTGGGTTCCTGACTGCTAAAGACATCTGCGACCTCAGACCGACCGAGCTAAGCAAAG AGGCAGGGATCTCCCAGCAGGAGGCGCTAGAGGTGCTGCAGGAGGTGCGACGGGGCCCGGCCGAGCAGGGGGCAGCAGAGAGCAGGCTGACGGCTCTGGAGCTGCTGGAGAGGGAGCAGGCGCTGGGCACTGTCATCACCTTCTGCTCCGCACTCGACCAGGCACTAGGGGGCGGCATTCCCGTGGGCAAGACCACTGAGATCTGTGGGGCGCCAGGAGTGGGCAAGACACAGCTCTG TATTCAGCTGGCCGTGGATGCTCAGATCCCCGGGTGTTTCGGGGGGCTGGGGGGGCAGGCGGTCTACATCGACACGGAGGGCAGCTTTCTGGTGGAGAGAGTCGTGGACGTGGCCACTGCTGCTGTGCAGCACTGCACTCTGATCACAAAGGACACGG AGCAGCGGGAAGCCCTGCAGAGTTTCACTGTTGAGACTGTCCTCTCCCAGCTCTTCCTGTTTCGCTGCCATGACTATGTGGAGCTGCTGGCTCAGACACATCTCCTGCCAGACTTCCTGTCTCAGCACCCCAAG GTGCGCTTGGTGGTGATTGACAGCATCGCCTTCCCTTTCCGCCACAGTTTCGAGGACCTGTCCCTTCGAACTCGGCTCCTCAACGGCCTGGCCCAGCAGCTCACCCAGATAGCCAGCCAGCACAGTGTGGCA GTTGTCTTAACCAATCAGATGACAACACGAATTGGGCAGAACCAGTCCATGCTTGTCCCAGCTTTAG GGGAGAGCTGGGGTCATGCTGCCACACAGAGGCTTATCCTGCACTGGGAGGGCAAGCACAG GTTTGCTTCACTGTACAAGTCTCCAAGTCAGAGGGAGGCCACCGTGCCCTACCAGATAACA CCACATGGGTTCCGTGATGTCCAGCTTCCTGACCCCTCGGTGACCCCTGCCGACCCTTCCCTGACACCAAGTCTGAATTCTCGCAAGCGGCcccggggggaggagggggatcCCTCGGACGCGTGA